In Rhodamnia argentea isolate NSW1041297 chromosome 4, ASM2092103v1, whole genome shotgun sequence, the following proteins share a genomic window:
- the LOC115741026 gene encoding putative flavin-containing monooxygenase 2 — protein sequence MERRIAIIGAGIGGLLACKYSVEKCFHPVVFEADDRIGGVWNHTLQSTKLQSEKEDYRFLDFDWPASVQDKYPSHTDVLDYVESYAQHFNLYPYIKFHSRVNSIDYVGESFEEMQTWELWGGMGTAFGSKGKWHITVLDTQTSATEVHQAEFVILCIGQFSGLPNIPELPPNHCSKVFDGKVMHSMEYSDMEKYTAAEVIRGKRITVVGSQKSAMDIAVECAEANGDKYPCVMIQRNPHWSLLSDGFLISNLGYLYSNRFAELLLHKPGENILFWLLATVLSPLRWGISKFSEIYLQWKLPLKKFGLVPRHSFLEDMSSCQINMLPDKFYDKVEEGSILIKRSESFRFCKEGLMVGEEDKPIPSDLVMLATGYKGDQKLKNIFRSSVFQKYFVSSPTSSIPFYRQVIHPRIPQLAVIGYTEGIANLPTFEMGCRWLVHLLDGNIKLPSIGAMEKDAALWEIHMKRYGGRNLLRSCIGTTNIWYNDQLCKDMKCNPRRKKGFLAEWFQPYGPTDYAGLADRKR from the exons atggaGAGAAGGATAGCGATCATAGGAGCAGGAATTGGTGGCCTTCTCGCCTGCAAGTATTCGGTCGAGAAGTGCTTTCACCCCGTGGTGTTCGAGGCCGACGACCGCATCGGGGGAGTCTGGAATCACACCCTTCAGTCGACCAAGCTACAGAGTGAAAAGGAAGATTACCGGTTCTTGGACTTTGATTGGCCGGCCTCTGTGCAGGACAAGTACCCCAGCCACACTGATGTCCTGGACTATGTTGAGTCCTATGCTCAGCACTTCAATTTATATCCTTACATCAAGTTCCATTCCAGAGTGAATAGTATCGATTATGTTGGGGAGTCCTTTGAAGAGATGCAGACGTGGGAATTGTGGGGAGGGATGGGGACGGCATTTGGCTCGAAAGGGAAGTGGCACATTACTGTCCTGGACACACAAACTAGTGCCACAGAG GTTCACCAAGCTGAATTTGTTATTCTCTGCATCGGACAGTTCAGCGGGCTTCCCAACATTCCGGAGCTCCCACCAAATCATTGCTCCAAAGTGTTCGATGGCAAGGTGATGCATTCAATGGAATATTCAGATATGGAGAAATATACAGCTGCTGAAGTGATTAGAGGAAAGAGAATCACAGTTGTCGGTTCGCAGAAATCGGCAATGGATATAGCAGTCGAATGTGCAGAAGCAAATG GAGACAAGTACCCTTGTGTGATGATCCAGAGGAATCCTCATTGGTCTCTGCTCAGCGACGGCTTCTTAATATCTAACCTTGGCTACTTGTACTCCAATCGATTCGCCGAGCTGCTTCTCCATAAGCCTGGAGAAAACATCCTGTTCTGGCTACTTGCCACAGTGCTTTCACCATTG AGATGGGGCATCTCGAAATTCTCGGAAATCTATCTCCAGTGGAAACTCCCGTTGAAGAAGTTCGGATTAGTACCGAGACACAGCTTTCTTGAGGACATGTCTTCATGTCAAATCAACATGCTGCCCGACAAGTTCTACGATAAAGTGGAGGAAGGAAGCATCCTAATCAAGAGGTCGGAGAGCTTTCGCTTCTGCAAGGAAGGTCTGATGGTCGGCGAAGAAGACAAACCTATCCCGAGCGATCTCGTGATGCTTGCCACCGGATATAAAGGCGATCAGAAGCTCAAGAACATTTTTAGATCTTCAGTCTTCCAAAAGTATTTCGTCTCTTCACCAACTTCATCCATTCCTTTTTACAG GCAGGTGATTCATCCTCGGATTCCGCAGCTAGCAGTTATAGGATACACGGAGGGCATTGCCAACCTGCCGACTTTTGAGATGGGATGCCGGTGGCTTGTCCACCTCCTTGATGGGAACATCAAGCTGCCGAGCATCGGGGCAATGGAAAAGGACGCAGCGTTGTGGGAAATTCACATGAAGCGGTATGGCGGGAGGAACTTATTGAGATCGTGCATTGGAACCACCAACATTTGGTACAATGACCAGCTGTGCAAGGACATGAAATGCAATCCGAGAAGAAAGAAGGGGTTTTTGGCAGAGTGGTTCCAACCTTATGGACCGACTGATTATGCGGGCCTCGCCGATCGGAAACGCTGA